A genome region from Nitrospira sp. includes the following:
- a CDS encoding glycosyltransferase family 2 protein, with translation MLVTTSSEPIAPAEHLTSSKEEPLRQDRGGTDQPLVSIVIPAFNEGAMLPSTLAKVCRYMSTLDAQYRWEIIVVNDGSTDHTALVAEEFSKGRNEIRVVHHPKNRGLGYALRTGFQSSLGRYVVVLDCDLSYAPEHVGELLDRIQQTQATIVVASPYAVGGQVSDVPWLRRTMSRWANRFLAGFARCNLSTLTGMVRVYDGPFIRAMSLRARGQEISPEIIYKGVLLRAQIEEIPAHLDWRLQHEAGKGRNSSMKMLPHVLSTIVSGFIFRPFMFFLLPGMVLAVLAVYADAWMLIHFYDAYAPLIQHDWIMTRASLAVAQAYQAFPHTFIIGGLSSMLSIQLISLGLLSMQSKRYFEETFHLVNSMYRYSRDNEHV, from the coding sequence ATGCTCGTCACCACGTCATCCGAACCGATCGCGCCGGCTGAACACCTGACTTCCTCGAAGGAGGAGCCTCTCCGCCAAGACCGGGGAGGCACCGATCAGCCGCTGGTCTCGATCGTCATTCCGGCGTTCAACGAGGGTGCGATGTTGCCCTCGACCTTAGCGAAGGTCTGCCGGTACATGAGCACCCTGGACGCGCAGTATCGGTGGGAAATCATCGTCGTCAATGACGGCAGCACGGACCATACCGCGCTGGTCGCCGAGGAGTTCTCCAAGGGACGGAACGAGATTCGGGTGGTGCATCATCCGAAGAATCGAGGCCTTGGCTATGCGCTCCGTACGGGATTTCAGAGCAGCCTGGGCCGGTACGTGGTCGTGCTTGACTGCGATCTGAGTTATGCGCCTGAACATGTCGGAGAGTTACTCGATCGGATTCAACAGACTCAGGCCACGATAGTGGTGGCATCGCCGTATGCAGTCGGCGGACAGGTCAGCGACGTGCCGTGGCTTCGACGCACGATGAGCCGGTGGGCCAATCGGTTTTTGGCCGGTTTCGCCCGCTGCAACCTCTCGACCCTGACCGGCATGGTGCGCGTGTATGACGGACCGTTCATCCGGGCGATGAGCCTGAGGGCTCGCGGTCAGGAGATCAGCCCCGAAATCATTTACAAGGGGGTGTTGCTTCGGGCTCAGATTGAGGAAATCCCCGCGCATCTCGACTGGAGACTTCAGCACGAGGCGGGCAAGGGGCGGAACTCCAGCATGAAGATGCTGCCGCACGTGCTCTCGACGATCGTGTCGGGATTCATCTTCCGCCCGTTCATGTTTTTTCTGCTCCCCGGCATGGTGCTCGCGGTGCTCGCCGTCTACGCCGATGCCTGGATGCTCATTCATTTTTATGACGCCTATGCGCCGCTGATTCAACACGATTGGATCATGACGCGTGCTTCCCTGGCGGTCGCACAAGCCTATCAGGCGTTTCCTCACACCTTCATCATCGGAGGGCTGTCGTCGATGCTGAGTATTCAATTGATCAGCCTCGGGTTGTTGTCCATGCAGAGCAAGCGGTATTTCGAAGAAACGTTCCATCTGGTCAATTCGATGTATCGGTATTCACGAGACAACGAACA
- a CDS encoding class I SAM-dependent methyltransferase → MATGMTQTMVARSLSKGSERVLTQCPLCEGTDLHAVYRFAQFSVLKCRGCGGSWRTNMYSAGDITAMYTGEEYSRNPYFSYDVREFKELARGRYANYVKALSAIESMVGVGKLLDVGCGSGAFLNLAQQRGWKVSGVELSPELSQVSRRAVRTEVITASFESVELPAAAYDVITMWDIIEHVVDPVLCLEKVSRLLKPGGVALFCTPDEDSLLARAGLFLYRISGGRVSYPALALHPTYHTYFFSRNGFSSLVGKSGMQAVRCYSQEAFFEHSQLPSPVVKWGIWAIEKLSALADRRYEIVCLAQKPR, encoded by the coding sequence ATGGCTACTGGGATGACACAGACGATGGTGGCTCGCTCCCTCAGCAAGGGGAGCGAGCGCGTTCTCACGCAGTGTCCGCTCTGTGAGGGAACCGATCTGCACGCCGTCTATCGCTTTGCTCAGTTCTCCGTGCTCAAGTGTCGCGGATGCGGGGGATCCTGGCGCACCAACATGTATTCCGCCGGCGATATCACCGCCATGTATACCGGAGAAGAATATTCGCGCAATCCCTATTTTTCCTATGACGTCCGGGAGTTCAAGGAGCTGGCCAGGGGGCGGTATGCCAACTACGTCAAGGCGCTTTCGGCGATCGAATCCATGGTTGGGGTTGGGAAATTGCTGGATGTCGGCTGCGGGTCCGGGGCGTTCCTGAATCTGGCTCAACAGCGTGGATGGAAGGTCTCCGGGGTCGAACTGTCGCCGGAGTTGAGTCAGGTCTCGCGACGCGCCGTTCGGACTGAGGTGATAACGGCCTCGTTCGAATCGGTGGAGCTGCCCGCCGCAGCCTATGATGTGATTACCATGTGGGACATCATCGAACACGTGGTCGATCCGGTCCTGTGTTTGGAAAAGGTCAGTCGGTTGCTGAAGCCGGGAGGTGTCGCCCTCTTCTGCACTCCGGATGAAGATAGCCTGCTCGCCCGCGCCGGACTGTTTCTGTACCGGATTTCCGGAGGGAGAGTGTCTTATCCGGCCTTGGCTCTTCATCCCACCTACCATACGTATTTCTTTTCCAGGAACGGGTTTAGCTCCCTGGTCGGGAAAAGCGGGATGCAGGCGGTGCGCTGTTACTCGCAGGAAGCGTTCTTCGAGCATTCGCAACTCCCGAGCCCTGTCGTGAAGTGGGGGATCTGGGCGATCGAAAAACTGAGTGCGCTTGCCGATCGACGGTACGAAATTGTGTGCTTGGCCCAAAAGCCTCGATAA
- a CDS encoding Gfo/Idh/MocA family oxidoreductase, translating into MNTDQTASTSKVPQLAVVGSGYWGKNLVRNFAELGALAVICDTDKVTRDALAAQYPGCRAVADFAEVLQDESIQAVSIATPAETHGALVRQALLAGKDVLVEKPLCLIEDEARSLVALAKQQGRLLMVGHLLWYHPAILKLKALIDSGELGRIQYVYSNRLNLGKIRREENILWSFAPHDVSVVLGLLGEMPNAVSAQGGNYLHQEIADITVTMLSFPSGVKSHIFVSWLHPFKEQKLIVVGDRKMAVFDDMEKKDKLLLYPHSIQWKGQVPVANRAEAQPVELDKSEPLREECAHFLECLQTRRRPRTDGEEGLRVLSVLQRCQEALERKERRHMPTSSPAPRSWFAHGSAFIDEGVDIGEGTSIWHVSHVLKGSKIGQSCKIGQNVVIGPNAVLGNGVKVQNNVSVYEGVTLEDHVFCGPSMVFTNVFNPRSEIPRMSELKPTLVKRGATLGANCTIVCGTTIGRYAFVGAGAVVTRDVPDYACVMGSPARVSGWMCECGEKLTWQAETSHCACGARYRKAASGVSRVPADSGVEEQPAVLATVLEG; encoded by the coding sequence ATGAATACAGATCAGACTGCATCCACATCAAAAGTGCCTCAATTAGCAGTTGTCGGGTCCGGATACTGGGGGAAAAATCTTGTCCGTAACTTTGCCGAACTCGGTGCCTTGGCGGTGATCTGCGACACGGATAAGGTCACGCGGGATGCCTTGGCTGCCCAGTATCCGGGCTGTCGTGCGGTCGCCGACTTTGCCGAGGTACTGCAGGACGAGAGTATTCAGGCTGTGTCGATTGCCACGCCGGCTGAGACCCACGGGGCGTTGGTGCGACAAGCGCTCCTGGCGGGGAAAGATGTTTTGGTCGAGAAGCCGCTGTGCTTGATCGAGGACGAAGCCCGATCGTTGGTGGCGTTGGCCAAACAGCAGGGGCGTCTCCTCATGGTCGGCCATCTACTCTGGTATCACCCGGCGATTCTCAAGCTCAAAGCGTTGATCGATAGCGGGGAGTTGGGGCGCATTCAGTACGTGTATTCCAATCGATTGAATCTCGGAAAGATCCGCCGCGAAGAGAACATTCTGTGGTCCTTCGCGCCGCATGACGTCTCCGTGGTTCTTGGTTTGCTGGGCGAAATGCCGAATGCCGTGTCGGCGCAGGGGGGCAACTATCTTCATCAGGAGATCGCCGATATTACGGTCACGATGCTGTCGTTTCCCAGCGGGGTGAAATCGCACATCTTCGTGTCCTGGCTGCATCCGTTCAAGGAGCAGAAGTTGATCGTCGTCGGCGATCGCAAAATGGCGGTTTTCGACGACATGGAGAAGAAAGACAAGCTTTTGCTGTATCCGCACTCGATCCAATGGAAGGGGCAGGTCCCAGTGGCGAACAGGGCTGAGGCGCAACCGGTGGAGCTGGACAAGTCCGAACCGCTTCGCGAGGAGTGCGCCCACTTTCTCGAGTGTCTGCAGACTCGCCGTCGTCCACGGACAGATGGAGAGGAAGGGTTGAGGGTCCTTTCGGTGCTGCAGCGATGTCAGGAAGCCCTGGAACGGAAGGAGCGCAGGCACATGCCGACTTCGTCCCCAGCGCCGCGCTCCTGGTTTGCGCACGGGTCGGCCTTCATCGACGAGGGCGTGGACATCGGGGAAGGAACCAGTATCTGGCATGTTTCGCATGTCTTGAAAGGATCCAAAATCGGTCAGTCCTGCAAGATTGGGCAGAATGTGGTGATTGGCCCGAACGCCGTCCTCGGCAACGGTGTGAAGGTGCAGAATAACGTGTCGGTCTACGAAGGGGTCACGCTGGAAGACCATGTGTTTTGCGGTCCCTCCATGGTGTTCACCAACGTATTTAACCCGCGCAGCGAGATCCCTCGCATGTCGGAGCTGAAACCGACGCTGGTGAAGCGAGGCGCCACGCTTGGCGCCAATTGCACGATTGTGTGCGGCACGACTATCGGACGATATGCCTTTGTCGGGGCCGGGGCGGTGGTGACCAGGGACGTTCCGGACTATGCCTGTGTGATGGGATCTCCCGCCAGGGTCTCCGGATGGATGTGCGAATGCGGCGAGAAACTGACATGGCAAGCGGAGACCTCGCACTGTGCCTGTGGGGCGCGTTATCGCAAGGCTGCATCTGGAGTGTCGCGCGTGCCGGCCGATTCCGGGGTTGAAGAACAGCCGGCGGTGTTAGCGACGGTCTTGGAAGGGTAG
- a CDS encoding class I SAM-dependent methyltransferase, whose product MLNEDTSSLLSGSHASGAKEEEARIRLAYAHRQPSALYSWFNQGQLFRVQQLERALLAALRRNHLVALRDKRILEVGCGQGYWIREFVKWGASPDNLTGIDLLEDRIAVAQQLCPSGVKLHCTNATLLPLKDSHFDLICQFTVFTSILDSATKKRMAQEMLRVLKDTGRILWYDYHTDNPKNRDVRGIRKREIFELFPRCDIQLHRVTLAPPVSRRVAPYSWLGCMVCESLKIMNTHYLGIIRKQ is encoded by the coding sequence ATGTTGAATGAAGATACCTCTTCTCTACTATCTGGCAGTCATGCCTCAGGCGCAAAAGAGGAAGAGGCGCGTATTCGCTTGGCGTATGCGCATCGGCAACCCTCAGCGCTCTATTCTTGGTTCAATCAGGGGCAGCTGTTTCGGGTGCAGCAGCTGGAGCGAGCCTTGCTGGCTGCGCTTAGACGCAATCACCTTGTCGCTCTTCGTGACAAGAGAATCCTCGAAGTGGGATGTGGGCAAGGCTATTGGATTCGGGAGTTCGTGAAATGGGGAGCATCTCCCGACAATCTAACGGGTATCGACCTCCTGGAGGATCGAATTGCGGTAGCACAACAGCTTTGCCCGAGCGGTGTGAAACTTCATTGTACCAATGCGACTCTTCTGCCGCTGAAGGATAGTCACTTCGATCTGATCTGCCAGTTCACAGTTTTTACGTCCATACTGGATAGTGCCACCAAGAAGCGGATGGCACAGGAGATGTTGCGTGTATTGAAAGATACGGGTCGCATTCTCTGGTATGACTACCACACCGACAATCCCAAGAATCGCGATGTGCGAGGTATTCGAAAACGAGAGATATTCGAACTGTTTCCTCGGTGTGATATTCAGCTTCATCGAGTAACCCTCGCACCTCCAGTTTCACGCAGGGTTGCTCCCTATTCGTGGCTGGGCTGCATGGTATGTGAATCGCTCAAAATCATGAACACCCATTACTTGGGCATCATCCGCAAGCAGTAA
- a CDS encoding glycosyltransferase family 4 protein, whose protein sequence is MRILILTQYYPPEVGAAQNRLSCLARFLKRAGHSVTVLTAVPNYPSGNIHAQYRNRLIVEEVEEGITVLRTWLYTRPGLRFFGRLANYLSFSALALVMAVNKVGRQDVVITECPPLFTGFSGFFISKLKRAKFAFNISDLWTDSAVDLGMLKNKTLIALAHRMELFLYQRADLITCQTQGIVSGVRARVPEATIALVTNGIEGDFFRKTDDARGRRLQRSYTASGKFVVGYAGLHGLMQDLETVVDAARLLRDNDRVAFAFYGDGPQKVKLMRRVSEERLENVEFFPPQPVDRMPEIFAGFDAMVVPLRDLPVLKGAIPCKLLEAMAAGVPIVLAALGEAKHVVEAGRCGIVVLPEAPQLMADAICALHHNEPMRVSFGQNGRQHAFEHYNRDRINERFEVMLSGLCSGERGDGTAHWVKV, encoded by the coding sequence ATGCGCATACTGATCCTTACGCAGTACTATCCCCCTGAGGTAGGAGCGGCTCAGAATCGTTTGTCCTGTCTGGCTCGTTTTCTGAAGCGAGCGGGCCATTCTGTGACTGTGCTTACGGCGGTTCCGAACTATCCGAGCGGGAATATCCATGCCCAGTATCGAAATCGATTGATTGTCGAGGAAGTTGAAGAGGGGATCACAGTCCTTCGAACCTGGTTATATACTCGGCCCGGCCTTCGATTTTTCGGAAGACTGGCGAATTACCTCTCTTTCTCTGCGTTGGCGCTGGTTATGGCCGTCAACAAGGTTGGTAGGCAGGACGTCGTGATCACAGAATGCCCCCCCCTTTTTACGGGTTTTTCTGGTTTCTTCATCAGCAAGCTGAAACGGGCTAAATTTGCGTTCAATATCTCCGATCTCTGGACCGATTCTGCGGTAGATCTCGGGATGTTGAAGAATAAAACCTTGATCGCGTTGGCGCATCGCATGGAATTGTTCCTGTATCAGAGAGCTGATTTGATCACGTGTCAGACGCAAGGAATTGTCAGTGGTGTCCGTGCGCGAGTGCCGGAGGCAACGATCGCTCTGGTTACCAATGGGATTGAGGGCGACTTTTTCAGGAAGACTGATGATGCACGAGGCAGAAGGCTACAGCGTTCGTACACTGCTTCCGGTAAGTTTGTCGTTGGGTACGCAGGTCTCCATGGCCTGATGCAGGATCTGGAAACTGTCGTTGATGCAGCACGTCTTCTCCGCGACAACGACCGGGTTGCCTTTGCCTTTTACGGTGATGGTCCTCAAAAGGTGAAACTCATGCGGCGAGTGTCGGAGGAGCGTCTGGAAAATGTTGAGTTCTTCCCCCCACAGCCTGTCGACCGGATGCCGGAGATTTTTGCGGGATTCGATGCCATGGTCGTCCCGCTTAGGGACCTTCCTGTCCTGAAAGGAGCCATCCCCTGCAAGTTGCTCGAAGCGATGGCTGCGGGGGTGCCCATTGTTTTGGCAGCTCTCGGTGAAGCCAAGCATGTGGTAGAGGCTGGGCGATGCGGTATCGTAGTTCTCCCAGAGGCGCCACAATTGATGGCAGATGCGATTTGTGCCTTACACCATAACGAGCCAATGCGTGTGAGTTTTGGTCAGAACGGCAGGCAGCATGCGTTTGAACATTACAACCGTGACCGAATTAATGAGCGATTTGAAGTAATGCTCTCCGGGCTCTGCTCGGGTGAACGCGGCGACGGTACGGCTCATTGGGTCAAGGTCTGA
- a CDS encoding right-handed parallel beta-helix repeat-containing protein: MVYGNTVKRRSAYLIVFGLSLLITFVNNLQVQASSYYVATTGNDSYSGSELQPFQTIKKGLSVLSAGDTLYIRGGIYPERIDSNAQSIPTGSSWQDAPVISAYSGEAVVLQPIGGTAVINLAHAYIKYVVFSNLIVDASGLQRTCSTGYGCSYGVSGTNGAHHVRFVNTEIKNAAGSGVLITRGSSSAPTYFEFIGCDAHHNGIDPSDHGYYLATSGNLVQKGKVHHNSGHGVHIYTGNVSVTADNNTIDGNDVYSNAVLSGSAPGILLDYGTGNRAINNIVRGNKNGIHVGNHWTSGFSATGTKVYNNTIFANLPGVGLNIASSASQTEVKNNIIYKNGSTILNTGSNVINTNNLLVDPRFVDEFNGNFKLQLSSPAVNQGVLLTEVPYDLTGITRPQGGTHDIGAHEYSSTSTDTIPPTQPVIKSITTP; this comes from the coding sequence ATGGTCTATGGAAACACGGTGAAGAGAAGAAGCGCGTATCTAATCGTGTTCGGTTTGAGCCTGCTCATCACCTTTGTTAATAACCTACAGGTACAGGCCTCAAGCTACTATGTTGCCACCACGGGCAATGATTCCTATTCGGGCTCTGAACTCCAGCCGTTTCAAACCATCAAGAAGGGCCTGAGCGTGCTGTCAGCTGGTGATACGCTCTACATCCGGGGAGGAATATACCCGGAACGCATCGATAGCAACGCACAATCCATCCCGACCGGCAGTTCCTGGCAGGACGCGCCAGTGATTTCAGCCTACTCAGGAGAAGCGGTGGTTTTGCAGCCAATCGGTGGGACAGCGGTCATTAATCTCGCTCATGCCTATATCAAGTATGTCGTGTTTAGCAACTTGATTGTAGACGCCTCCGGCCTCCAACGAACCTGCTCGACTGGCTACGGTTGCAGTTACGGCGTTAGCGGAACAAATGGTGCCCATCACGTTCGTTTTGTCAACACGGAAATCAAGAATGCTGCAGGTTCAGGTGTCTTAATCACTCGAGGTTCATCGAGTGCACCGACCTACTTTGAATTCATAGGATGTGACGCACATCACAACGGAATAGATCCCAGCGATCACGGGTATTATTTAGCGACGAGCGGGAACCTGGTTCAAAAGGGTAAGGTGCACCATAATAGCGGCCACGGCGTGCACATCTATACGGGCAATGTCTCGGTTACTGCCGACAACAACACGATCGATGGGAACGACGTCTATAGCAACGCAGTACTAAGCGGGTCGGCCCCAGGCATACTGCTGGACTACGGCACGGGTAATCGCGCTATCAATAATATTGTCAGAGGGAACAAGAATGGCATTCATGTTGGCAATCACTGGACATCGGGTTTCAGCGCAACCGGCACAAAAGTCTACAACAATACAATTTTCGCCAACCTGCCCGGGGTAGGACTCAATATCGCCTCCAGCGCTTCCCAAACCGAAGTTAAAAATAACATTATCTACAAGAACGGCAGCACGATATTGAATACTGGCAGTAATGTGATCAACACGAATAACCTGCTTGTAGATCCTCGTTTTGTGGATGAATTTAACGGCAACTTCAAATTGCAGTTGAGCAGTCCAGCCGTTAACCAGGGTGTCCTTCTAACCGAGGTCCCTTATGACCTCACAGGTATCACTCGCCCCCAAGGTGGTACACATGATATAGGCGCGCACGAATATTCCTCCACGAGCACAGATACCATTCCGCCAACCCAGCCGGTCATTAAATCAATCACTACACCCTAG
- a CDS encoding glycosyltransferase — translation MRVLAVTNLFPSPHAPHAGRFIEQQIQGLRRAGMDVEVLLLDRVRLGMRIYAHLPALVQGKIAEYQPDLVHVMYGGIMAGLVAHVVQDRPVVVSFHGSDLLGQPFERFRRRLIAGCGVLASKQAAKRCSGVVLVAEHLRQSLPADKGRSQVRVIPCGIDLNLFKPHDRDYCCGLLGWKKGSFHILFQNTGDPVKRPALAYAALDCLRKLGVNAEIHELCGVTYDQVPVWLNASDALLVTSFHEGSPTIVKEALACNLPIVSVAVGDVPQRINGIRGCYLAEPTPKDLADKLQSVCRHPQRIEAGKAISPLSVDHTARQLTEFYQEMLHGAGRVETPYPA, via the coding sequence ATGCGCGTGCTTGCCGTCACAAATCTGTTCCCGAGTCCTCATGCTCCACACGCAGGGCGATTCATTGAACAGCAGATCCAGGGGCTCAGACGAGCAGGTATGGATGTGGAAGTGCTGCTCTTGGATCGAGTGCGCCTGGGGATGCGCATCTATGCTCATCTGCCGGCACTGGTGCAGGGAAAAATAGCTGAGTATCAGCCTGATCTTGTGCACGTCATGTACGGCGGTATCATGGCAGGACTTGTGGCGCATGTTGTGCAGGATAGACCTGTAGTGGTGAGCTTTCACGGATCGGATTTATTAGGGCAACCATTTGAGCGATTCCGTCGAAGGTTGATTGCGGGTTGTGGGGTTCTCGCGTCGAAGCAGGCGGCCAAACGGTGCAGTGGCGTGGTTCTCGTGGCTGAGCACTTACGGCAATCGCTACCAGCCGATAAGGGGAGATCACAAGTTCGGGTGATCCCTTGTGGAATCGATCTAAACCTATTTAAGCCACATGACCGTGATTATTGTTGCGGCCTGTTGGGGTGGAAGAAGGGGAGCTTCCATATCCTCTTTCAAAATACCGGCGATCCAGTTAAGCGTCCTGCGTTAGCATATGCTGCATTGGATTGTCTCAGAAAGTTAGGTGTGAATGCTGAAATCCATGAACTGTGTGGGGTCACCTACGACCAGGTGCCTGTTTGGCTCAATGCCAGTGATGCGCTCCTAGTTACATCTTTTCATGAGGGGTCCCCGACTATCGTGAAGGAGGCCTTGGCCTGTAATTTGCCGATCGTGTCTGTAGCGGTTGGCGACGTACCTCAGCGAATTAACGGTATTCGTGGCTGTTATCTCGCGGAGCCCACTCCCAAGGACTTAGCGGACAAGTTACAGAGTGTGTGCAGGCATCCCCAAAGAATAGAGGCTGGGAAGGCAATCAGCCCGCTCTCGGTGGATCATACGGCCCGCCAGCTTACCGAGTTTTATCAGGAGATGCTGCATGGCGCGGGTAGAGTAGAAACACCTTATCCTGCTTGA
- a CDS encoding class I SAM-dependent methyltransferase, giving the protein MIKQIGPSEGQDGGHPSSPYCLETLAESVQYYQWIYGVMRPYLGSRVMELGAGIGNLTALLLGDERAVVAIDTDEQMIERHRQRVPATTRLLMECVSLQELARRPSYRERFDSVISANVLEHVPDGEHDEILSCSFDVLRPGGYSVHWVPAFESIYGSLDRLFLHHRRYKKRQLCSLFEKAGFKIVSCEYWNLVGFFAWWLTGRVLGSTEISPSAAEVFDRYVVPIASRIEPRLWRPFGQSLLIVAQRLKP; this is encoded by the coding sequence ATGATCAAACAAATAGGGCCTAGTGAGGGCCAAGATGGTGGTCATCCGAGTTCCCCCTATTGCCTAGAAACGCTTGCCGAAAGTGTTCAGTATTATCAATGGATTTACGGAGTGATGCGTCCCTATCTAGGATCGCGCGTCATGGAACTCGGTGCTGGGATTGGTAATTTAACAGCCCTTTTGCTTGGTGATGAGCGTGCAGTAGTTGCCATCGATACCGATGAACAAATGATTGAGAGGCATCGCCAACGAGTACCGGCAACTACTCGGTTACTAATGGAGTGCGTGTCGCTTCAAGAATTGGCGCGTCGGCCATCTTATCGAGAGCGATTTGATTCAGTGATATCGGCAAACGTTCTCGAGCATGTGCCGGATGGGGAACACGATGAGATTCTCTCCTGCAGTTTTGATGTTCTACGACCAGGAGGTTATTCGGTGCACTGGGTGCCGGCTTTTGAGTCGATCTATGGAAGCCTTGATCGCCTATTCTTACATCACCGGCGATACAAGAAGAGACAACTATGCTCTCTATTTGAAAAAGCCGGGTTCAAAATTGTGAGCTGTGAGTACTGGAATCTGGTGGGATTTTTTGCGTGGTGGTTGACTGGTCGAGTCTTAGGCTCAACTGAAATTTCTCCCAGTGCGGCAGAAGTATTTGATCGATATGTTGTACCTATTGCTAGCCGCATAGAACCCAGACTGTGGCGCCCATTTGGACAGTCTCTTTTGATCGTTGCACAACGCCTCAAGCCTTAA